ATTCGTGCCAGCTCGCGCCTTGTCGCCGCGGTCTCGGACTCGAACTTGAGACGCTCTCTTTCCCACTCCTGCCGGTTTGCAGCCTCAGCCTCGCGCCGCAGCGCCGCCGCCTGCTCCTGCGCCGCGGCAAGAACTCTGGCTGCCTCCTGCTCACTCTGCTCCAGCCGCTTACGGCTAGCGGTCTTGCTCACCCAGTAGCCGAACACGGCTGCAAAAGTACCAACGACAATCGGAACACCGATTGCCAGAATCAAGCCGATGCCAGTCATTATTCCTCCAAAAAGAAAACCCCGCGATGTCGTGTCGCGGAAAGTCTTAGAACCCTATAAGACAGACTGGGCGCC
The nucleotide sequence above comes from candidate division WOR-3 bacterium. Encoded proteins:
- a CDS encoding Rnase Y domain-containing protein, producing the protein MTGIGLILAIGVPIVVGTFAAVFGYWVSKTASRKRLEQSEQEAARVLAAAQEQAAALRREAEAANRQEWERERLKFESETAATRRELAR